One window of Parambassis ranga chromosome 3, fParRan2.1, whole genome shotgun sequence genomic DNA carries:
- the dmxl2 gene encoding dmX-like protein 2 isoform X4, with product MHLHQVLTGAVNPGDCCYSVGSVNDIPFTAYGSGCDVVILASDFECVQIIPGAQNGNIQVGCVECSHQLGRIAASYGNTVCIFEPLSTNPNKRHKQLNYQWQKTGQFFLDAITYNLAWDPQGNRILAATERLQLWAPPLADALIEEEDGQMIEDRPHPTLNDWNCVWQCKTAASVHVAKWSPDGEYFATVGKDDCLLKVWYPTTGWRSAVVVQDPTDKKSPPVNFSFVYLAHPRSVTGMSWRKTSKYMPKGSVCNVLLTSCEDGVCRIWSETLLPEDSLLGGQISENTQSFSSSLPGLAGNKDKIQHALESIHHLKHLRRGRRRSSALVAHSELLPSQLGTQDAHTHRHIAHHANALCHFHISASINPNTDIPSMLADSAVFTPEDGSGGGGFVVHWLNNKDLSFTSSMDLFMLQLRKFSEQQLEQTTEDPLDPEGSPMKFDFDLDEMSDKGSSEHGEEGEAGEQGSTKASSPGSSSSMPLPSMLLERKMETLTTEWNKSPDMLFTIHPSDGSFLVWHVKYLDEFNQGIFRQVQVSFSSRIPVAFPTGDANSLSKNILMYACTLTEGESIGSSEQGRMVQHVSHSASASAGLGSPAVAASPSSRLGISPAVMMVSKHVDGSLNQWAVTFAERSAFSNVLTVSHKFRYCGHRFHLNDQACHTVLPLLLTSSHHNALLTPPSAPGSLEGEQPPTLPLPKGLPRKQLRNAATRTFHDPNAIYSELILWRVDHIGPLSCTGGVSELARINSLHTSAFSNVAWLPTLVPSSVLGTYCNSASACFVASDGKNLRLYQAVVDARKLLDELSDPETSKLVGEVFNIVSQQSTARPGCIIELDIITNQCGTNTQLLHVFQEDFILGYKPQQEAEVYTPAFPSGEDYQPAPFSEKFFLVVIEKDLNRNSVLQMWHLHLKSVQACVDEPSPDYSFQSQLMVPNQLVNADSSPETSPVRPLPRSASTANLQSASKLILSSKLVYSKRLDLPHGVEVTRATPSAGHLSSSSIYPVCLAPYLIVTTCSDSRVRFWRCDVDGDDGDDDHNNRVYHWEPWTLMNEEKDNNSAVCVSGRPVAVSCSYIGRLAVAFKQPRQGQLQGSREDFSMHVSIYECESTGGSEWVLEQTLLLDEFNRPASTLDPRVSVDSNLFVYSRSDLYMNRDHSSPNIKHYVHLDWLSKEDGSHILTVGVGSNILMYGRISGMVNEQTSSKEGMAVITLPLGGSIKQGIRSRWILLRSVDLLSSVDGTPSLPVSLSWVRDGILVVGMDCEMHVYAQWHQDKKPGEGEEGNLSSADIAGGQTSSVFEGRARSKSVFEGSAAVDEALRAPAGLQEGGLFEAAHSLSPTLPQYHPTQLLELMDLGKVRRAKAILAHLVKCIAGEVAVVRDVEAGEGGSRRHLSRTISVTGSTAKDTIVAGRDGGRDYTEINSIPPLPLYALMLADLDTSYKGAEESAKGAKVADGEGVQKSTEDQYADLFQVTTVTTDDFVNFATDKPEKKSRVINLSQYGPTYFGPEHAQVLSSHLMHSSLPGLTRLEQMFLVALADTVATTSAEVTSSTDQQYTGGEALDECGLRYLLAMRLHTCLLTSLPPLYRMQLLHQGLSTCHFAWAFHSEAEEELLNMIPAMQRGDPQWSELRAVGVGWWIRNINTLRKMVEKLGKAAFQRHNDPLDAALFYLAMKKKAVLWGLFRSQHDEKMTQFFKNNFSEDRWRKAALKNAFSLLGKQRFEQSAAFFLLAGSLKDAIEVLMEKMEDLQLAMIVARLYEADFENSSTCQGLLYEKVLGCNRDGSGYHCSRLHPDPFLRSIAYWIMKDYTRALDTLLERNPKDNDENPDVMVKSCNPVVFSFYNYLRTHPLIIRRHFANPEGTATTVGLTAEKSSADEINLIERKLFFTTANAHFKVGCPVLALEVLSKIPKVSKKSGSSPLSKASSKANLNVNQPLENGTQGGLDWGFPAAPAWGGNDNSGGMDWSQPMVKVEEEELNLDWGADKEDDEDEDDDGLTMKKPEAETKADEESEKGHSKLQRDDSQVGESEVDVIAEQLKFRACLKILMTELRTLATGFEVDGGKLRFQLYSWLEKEIAAMHKICNYKVEGKEEVSEVEHWGERTASVDISDEALENTEAGAYERHQMERRRLQAKQQHSERRKAWLRKNQALLRVFLSYCSLHGAKGGGVTSVRMELLFLLQESQQETTVKQLQSPLPLPTTLPLLSACIAPTKTVIANPVLHLSNHIHDILHTITLMEVPPHPDIIDDKVTALHTLAASLSACVYQALCDSHSYSSQAEANQFTGMVYQGLLLSERKRLRTESIEEHITPNSAPAQWPGVSSLISLLTSAREEDQPRLSVLLCEAVVAVYLSLLIHGLGTHSSNELFRLAAHPLNNRMWAAVFGGGAKVIIKPKRPELPPVPADFEAARPEECQEQTGRPEQSSITPNPTSIPTETQRPKRPPPPVSRGEGLGTVATAAKASSAPPQPPAEDADRYRRRFNMRMLVPGRPVKETPATPPPVPTERPAYREKFIPPELSMWDYFVAKPFLPLSDSNALYDSDESGAEDDEDDDDAFLSDTQITEHSDPNSYSWALIRLVMVKLAHHNVKNFIPITGFDLTDLPVTSPLSNAVLKTLENWEQLILERMNKFDGPPPNYINTYPTDLSAGGGPAILRHKAMLEPDNTPFKTKNHQSFPVRRLWHFLVKQEVLQETLIRYIFTKKRKQSEVEADLGYPGGKAKIIHKESDIIMAFAINKANSNEIVLASTHDVQEVDVSTLVAVQPYTWIGDDFDKESRSSDDIDHRSSHTNIAQASSAPFAPPQMPVSASMPWLGSGQTSMGASVIMKRNLNNVKRMTSHPIYQYYMTGAQDGSVRMFEWNRPQQLICFRQAGNARVTRLYFNSQGNKCGVADGEGFLSLWQVNQTSSNPKPYLSWQCHTKTCGDFAFITSSSLIATAGQSNDNRNVCLWDTLISPSNTMVHAFPCHENGATVLQYAPKQQLLITGGRKGFVCVFDIRQRQLLHTFQAHDSAIKALALDAFEDFFVTGSAEGNMKVWKLAGHALMHSFSTEHAKQSIFRNIGAGVMQVETRPGNRIFTCGADGTLKMRVLPDRYNIPSSLVDVL from the exons GCCTATGGCTCAGGGTGTGATGTAGTGATCTTGGCCAGCGACTTTGAGTGTGTTCAGATTATCCCAGGAGCTCAGAATGGAAACATACAGGtgggctgtgtggagtgctcCCACCAGCTTGGCAGG attgcTGCATCTTACGGAAACACGGTCTGCATCTTTGAACCTCTTTCTACCAACCCAAATAAACGACACAAG CAACTTAACTATCAGTGGCAAAAGACAGGACAGTTCTTCCTTGATGCCATCACCTACAACCTCGCCTGGGACCCACAAG GGAATCGTATCCTAGCAGCAACTGAGCGGCTCCAGCTGTGGGCTCCTCCGCTGGCAGATGCCCtgatagaggaggaggatgggcaGATGATTGAGGACAGGCCCCACCCTACCCTCAACGACTGGAACTGTGTCTGGCAGTGCAA gaCTGCTGCATCCGTTCATGTTGCTAAGTGGTCTCCTGATGGGGAGTATTTTGCAACAGTTGGGAAG GATGACTGTTTACTCAAAGTGTGGTATCCCACCACGGGCTGGCGTTCCGCAGTGGTGGTCCAGGACCCGACTGATAAAAAATCCCCGCCTGTTAACTTCTCCTTTGTTTACTTGGCTCATCCTCGCTCAGTTACCGGCATGTCCTGGAGGAAAACTAGCAAATACATGCCCAA gGGTTCAGTGTGCAATGTGTTGCTGACATCCTGTGAGGACGGTGTGTGTAGAATATGGTCAGAGACGCTGTTACCAGAAGACAGTCTACTTGGGGGTCAGATCTCTGAGAACACACAGTCTTTCAGCTCCAGCCTGCCAGGCCTGGCAGGCAATAAGGACAAGATACAGCATGCTTTGGAG TCAATTCACCACCTAAAACATTTGCGTCGGGGCCGGCGACGATCCTCTGCTCTTGTGGCACACAGTGAGCTGCTGCCTTCTCAGCTTGGCACGCAGGATGCACACACTCACCGCCACATCGCTCATCATGCCAATGCCCTGTGTCACTTCCATATCTCAGCCAGTATTAACCCTAACACAG ATATCCCATCAATGCTCGCTGATTCTGCAGTGTTTACTCCAGAGGATGGCTCTGGTGGTGGAGGCTTTGTGGTTCACTGGCTCAACAATAAAGACCTCAGCTTCACTTCCTCCATGGACCTGTTTATGCTGCAGCTCCGCAAGTtctctgaacagcagctggaacagactACTGAAGACCCACTGGACCCTGAAGGATCTCCTATGAAGTTTGACTTTG ACCTTGATGAGATGTCTGACAAAGGGTCCTCAGAGCATGGAGAAGAGGGTGAGGCAGGGGAGCAGGGAAGCACAAAGGCATCCTCCCCAGGTTCCAGCTCCAGCATGCCTTTGCCCTCTATGCTGCTGGAAAGGAAGATGGAGACTCTGACGACAGAGTGGAACAAGAGCCCAGACATGCTGTTCACCATCCATCCTTCTGATGGATCTTTCCTGGTTTGGCATGTGAAGTACTTGGATGAATTCAATCAGGGCATCTTCAGACAGGTTCAG GTGTCCTTCTCCTCCCGTATCCCAGTAGCATTTCCTACAGGCGATGCCAATTCATTGAGCAAAAACATACTGATGTACGCCTGCACATTGACCGAGGGGGAGAGCATCGGGTCCAGCGAACAGGGGAGGATGGTCCAACATGTCTCCCACTCTGCTTCTGCCTCGGCTGGCCTAGGGTCACCTGCAGTGGCCGCCTCTCCCAGCTCCCGTCTTGGCATTAGTCCTGCGGTCATGATGGTTTCCAAGCATGTGGATGGATCTCTTAACCAG TGGGCAGTGACGTTTGCTGAGCGTTCTGCCTTCTCCAACGTACTGACAGTATCTCACAAGTTCCGGTACTGTGGCCACCGTTTCCATCTCAATGACCAAGCCTGTCACACagtgctgccgctgctgctaaCCTCATCTCACCACAATGCCCTGCTCACCCCTCCTTCGGCCCCTGGCAGTCTGGAAGGAGAACAGCCTCCTACCCTTCCCCTACCAAAGGGACTTCCCAG AAAGCAGCTTCGTAATGCAGCTACAAGGACCTTTCATGACCCCAATGCCATTTACAGTGAGCTGATTTTGTGGAGAGTGGACCACATTGGACCCCTGTCCTGCACTGGAGGGGTCTCTGAACTGGCTCGTATCAACTCTCTGCACACCTCTGCTTTCAGCAATGTTGCTTGGTTGCCTACACTAGTCCCCAGCTCTGTACTCG GAACTTACTGTAACAGTGCCAGCGCCTGCTTTGTGGCATCAGATGGTAAAAACCTGCGCCTCTATCAAGCTGTGGTGGATGCCAGAAAACTACTGGATGAGCTGTCAGATCCAGAAACGTCT AAACTCGTGGGCGAGGTGTTCAACATCGTCAGCCAGCAGTCCACTGCCAGACCTGGATGTATCATAGAGTTGGACATCATTACAAACCAG TGTGGCACCAACACCCAGCTGCTGCATGTCTTCCAAGAGGACTTCATTTTAGGTTACAAGCCTCAGCAAGAAGCAGAAGTATACACACCGGCCTTTCCCTCTGGTGAAG ATTACCAACCTGCTCCATTTTCCGAGAAATTCTTCCTGGTGGTGATAGAGAAAGACCTCAACAGGAactctgtgctgcagatgtgGCACCTGCACCTCAAGTCTGTGCAAGCCTGTGTTG ATGAGCCAAGCCCGGATTACAGCTTCCAGAGCCAGCTAATGGTTCCCAATCAACTTGTGAATGCTGACTCATCACCAGAGACCTCTCCTGTCAGACCCCTGCCACGGTCAGCTTCTACAGCAAACTTGCAGTCAGCCAGCAAACTCATCCTGAGCTCCAAGCTGGTGTACAGCAAGCGGCTTGATTTGCCGCATGGGGTGGAGGTCACCAGGGCTACTCCCTCTGCAG GTCATCTGAGCTCCTCCTCTATCTATCCCGTGTGCCTGGCTCCCTACCTGATTGTTACAACCTGCTCTGACTCTCGTGTGCGGTTCTGGCGCTGTGAtgttgatggtgatgatggtgatgatgaccaCAACAACCGGGTGTACCACTGGGAGCCCTGGACCCTGATGAATGAGGAGAAGGACAAcaacagtgctgtgtgtgtgtctgggcgCCCTGTAGCTGTGTCCTGCTCCTACATCGGCAGGCTGGCTGTGGCCTTTAAGCAGCCACGACAAGGACAG CTGCAGGGCTCGAGAGAGGACTTCTCTATGCATGTGTCCATCTATGAGTGTGAGTCTACTGGTGGCTCAGAGTGGGTTTTAGAGCAAACACTCCTCCTGGATGAATTTAATAGACCTGCATCAACACTGGATCCTAGAGTCAGCGTGGACTCCAACCTCTTTGTCTACAGCAG GTCTGACCTGTACATGAACAGAGACCACAGCTCGCCCAACATTAAGCACTATGTGCACCTGGACTGGCTGTCAAAGGAGGATGGATCTCACATTCTCACTGTTGGGGTTGGCTCCAACATTCTCATGTATGGCCGCATCTCTGGTATGGTCAATGAGCAGACAAGCAGCAAGGAGGGAATGGCTGTCATCACCCTTCCCCTAGGGGGCAGTATCAAACAGGGGATTCGCTCACGCTGGATCCTGCTTCGGTCTGTGGACCTCCTGTCATCTGTGGATGGCACACCATCACTGCCAGTCTCCCTGTCCTGGGTTAGGGATGGTATCCTAGTGGTGGGCATGGACTGTGAAATGCATGTGTATGCCCAGTGGCATCAGGACAAGAAgccaggagagggagaggagggcaaCTTGTCATCTGCAGACATTGCTGGTGGTCAGACTTCCTCTGTGTTTGAAGGGAGAGCTAGGTCTAAAAGTGTGTTTGAAGGGAGTGCTGCAGTGGACGAGGCCCTACGTGCCCCTGCAGGACTTCAGGAAGGGGGACTTTTTGAGGCAGCTCACTCCTTGTCGCCAACTCTACCCCAGTACCATCCCACCCAACTGCTGGAACTCATGGACCTGGGCAAAGTCCGCCGTGCCAAG GCCATCCTCGCTCACCTGGTAAAGTGTATTGCTGGGGAAGTTGCTGTGGTGAGGGATGTAGAGGCAGGTGAGGGCGGATCTAGGAGACATCTGTCGCGGACAATCAGTGTTACTGGAAGCACAGCAAAAGACACCATTGTGGCAGGCCGTGATGGGGGCAGGGACTACACAGAGATCAACTCCATCCCTCCCTTGCCTCTCTATGCCCTTATGTTGGCTGACCTGGACACTTCATACAAGGGAGCGGAAGAGTCTGCTAAAGGAGCAAAAGTGGCTGATGGCGAGGGAGTTCAGAAGTCCACAGAGGACCAGTATGCTGACCTCTTCCAG GTTACAACAGTTACAACAGATGACTTTGTAAACTTTGCCACTGATAAACCAGAGAAGAAGTCCCGAGTTATCAATCTTTCTCAGTATGGACCTACCTATTTTGGACCAGAACATGCTCAG GTATTGTCAAGTCACCTGATGCACTCCAGCCTTCCAGGGCTGACGAGGCTCGAGCAGATGTTCCTTGTAGCCTTGGCTGATACTGTCGCTACCACCAGCGCTGAGGTCACAAGCTCCACTGATCAACAATACACCG GTGGCGAGGCTCTCGATGAGTGTGGACTGAGGTACCTGCTTGCCATGCGTCTTCATACCTGCCTGCTTACCTCTCTGCCCCCTCTCTATCGAATGCAGCTGCTTCACCAGG GTCTTTCAACTTGCCACTTTGCATGGGCCTTCCACTCAGAAGCAGAAGAGGAGCTTCTAAACATGATCCCTGCCATGCAGAGAGGCGACCCGCAATGGTCTGAGCTCAGAGCTGTTGGTGTTGGCTGGTGGATACGTAACATCAACACTCTGcggaaaatggtggagaag TTAGGTAAAGCTGCATTCCAGAGACACAATGACCCTttagatgctgctttgttctacTTGGCCATGAAAAAGAAAGCTGTCCTGTGGGGACTCTTCAG GTCCCAGCATGATGAAAAGATGACTCAGTTCTTCAAGAACAACTTCAGTGAGGACCGCTGGCGGAAGGCCGCTCTGAAAAATGCTTTCTCCCTGCTGGGAAAGCAGCGCTTTGAACAGTCTGCTGCCTTCTTCCTATTGGCTGGCTCTCTCAAAGATGCTATAGAG GTGTTGATGGAGAAGATGGAGGACCTCCAGTTAGCTATGATAGTAGCCAGACTGTATGAAGCTGACTTTGAAAATTCATCCACCTGCCAAGGCCTACTTTATGAGAAGGTGCTGGGCTGTAACAGAGACGGGAGTGGTTACCACTGTTCCAGGCTACACCCTGACCCTTTCCTCCGCAGCATAGCCTACTGGATCATGAAAGATTACACGCGAGCCCTGGACACGCTACTGGAGCGAAACCCCAAAGATAATGATGAAAACCCTG ATGTCATGGTGAAATCTTGCAACCCTGTGGTATTTAGTTTCTATAATTACTTAAGGACACATCCTTTGATCATTCGGCGGCACTTTGCAAATCCAGAGGGAACAGCAACAACTGTGGGCCTCACTGCTGAGAAGAGCAGTGCAGATGAGATCAACCTCATAGAGCGCAAACTGTTCTTCACTACTGCTAATGCACACTTCAAG GTGGGCTGCCCAGTTTTGGCTCTGGAGGTGCTCTCCAAAATCCCTAAAGTTAGCAAAAAATCTGGTTCCTCACCTCTTAGCAAAGCTTCATCCAAGGCCAACTTGAATGTGAACCAACCCTTGGAAAATGGCACCCAGGGAGGTTTGGACTGGGGCTTCCCTGCAGCACCTGCCTGGGGAGGAAATGACAATAGTGGTGGGATGGACTGGAGCCAGCCTATGGTcaaggtggaggaagaggagctaaATCTGGACTGGGGTGCCGACAAGGAAGATGacgaggatgaagatgatgatgggcTGACAATGAAAAAACCAGAGGCTGAAACCAAAGCAGATGAGGAGTCGGAGAAGGGCCACTCTAAACTGCAACGAGACGACTCGCAGGTA GGGGAGTCAGAAGTGGATGTGATTGCAGAGCAGCTGAAGTTCCGTGCTTGTCTGAAGATCCTGATGACAGAGCTACGCACACTGGCTACGGGCTTTGAGGTGGATGGTGGGAAGCTCCGGTTTCAGCTCTACAGCTGGTTGGAGAAGGAGATAGCAGCCATGCACAAGATCTGCAACTACAAG GTGGAGGGGAAGGAAGAGGTTTCAGAGGTGGAGCATTGGGGAGAGCGTACAGCATCAGTGGACATATCAGATGAGGCACTGGAGAATACAGAGGCTGGGGCCTATGAGCGCCACCAGATGGAGCGACGCCGCCTTCAGGCCAAGCAGCAACACTCTGAGAGGCGTAAGGCATGGCTGAGAAAGAATCAAGCCCTGCTGAGGGTGTTTCTGTCCTACTGCAGCCTTCATGGAGCCAAGGGAGGCGGAGTCACCTCTGTTCGCATGGAGCTTCTGTTCCTCCTGCAGGAGAGCCAGCAG GAGACTACGGTGAAGCAGCTGCAGTCTCCACTGCCTCTGCCTACCACACTGCCTCTGCTATCAGCTTGCATTGCCCCCACAAAAACAGTCATTGCCAATCCCGTTCTTCACCTCAGCAACCACATTCACGACATCCTCCACACCATCACACTCATGGAAGTCCCACCACATCCTGACATTATAGACGATAAG GTGACTGCTTTGCACACACTAGCAGCATCTCTGTCTGCTTGTGTATATCAAGCACTTTGTGACAGCCACAGCTACAG CAGCCAAGCAGAGGCCAATCAGTTTACAGGGATGGTATATCAGGGCCTGTTGCTCAGTGAGAGGAAACGACTTCGCACAGAAAGCATTGAAGAACATATAACCCCCAACTCTGCTCCTGCACAGTGGCCAG GCGTGTCGTCCCTGATCTCTCTGTTGACGTCAGCGAGGGAGGAGGACCAGCCGAGGCTCAGCGTGCTGCTGTGTGAAGCGGTTGTGGCTGTTTATCTCTCACTGCTCATCCATGGCCTGGGCACTCATAGCAGCAATGAACTCTTCCGCCTGGCAGCACATCCACTCAACAACCGCATGTGGGCCGCTGTCTTTGGAGGAGGGGCCAAAGTCATTATCAAGCCAAAGAGGCCCGAGCTCCCACCAG TGCCAGCTGATTTTGAGGCAGCCAGGCCAGAGGAGTGTCAAGAACAGACAGGAAGACCTGAGCAGAGCAGCATCACCCCAAACCCCACTTCCATCCCCACTGAAACCCAGCGCCCCAAACGACCCCCTCCTCCTGTTTCAAGGGGAGAGGGGTTGGGCACTGTGGCAACTGCAGCTAAGGCCAGCT CAGCTCCCCCTCAGCCTCCAGCAGAAGATGCAGATCGTTACAGACGTAGATTCAACATGCGGATGCTGGTTCCTGGGCGTCCTGTAAAGGAGACACCTGCCACACCGCCACCTGTACCCACAGAAAGACCCGCTTACAGGGAGAAGTTCATTCCTCCAGAGCTGAGCATGTGGGACTACTTTGTGGCCAAA CCATTCCTGCCACTGTCAGACAGCAATGCTCTGTATGACTCAGACGAAAGCGGcgctgaagatgatgaagatgatgatgatgccttcctgtctgacacacagatAACGGAGCACTCTGACCCCAACTCCTACAG CTGGGCTTTGATTCGCCTGGTCATGGTGAAACTGGCACATCACAATGTCAAGAACTTCATTCCTATAACTGGTTTCGACCTCACAG ATCTGCCAGTCACTTCCCCTCTTAGCAACGCTGTGCTGAAGACTTTGGAGAATTGGGAACAGCTTATACTGGAGCGAATGAACAAGTTTGACGGCCCACCTCCCAACTACATCAACACATATCCTACTGACCTCAGCGCAGGGGGTGGCCCTGCCATACTGCGACACAAGGCCATGCTGGAACCAGACAACACACCCTTCAA GACAAAGAACCACCAGTCTTTCCCAGTCCGACGTCTTTGGCATTTCCTGGTCAAACAGGAAGTTCTTCAGGAGACTTTGATCCGTTATATCTTCACAAAGAAAAGGAAGCAGAGTGAG GTGGAGGCAGATCTGGGCTATCCAGGAGGAAAGGCTAAAATCATTCACAAGGAGTCAGATATAATCATGGCATTTGCTATTAATAAG gCTAATTCCAATGAGATAGTGTTGGCTTCCACTCATGATGTCCAAGAGGTGGATGTGTCTACTCTGGTGGCTGTCCAGCCTTACACCTGGATAGGAGATGATTTTGATAAGGAGTCCCGCAG ctctgatgacatcgaCCATCGCTCCTCTCATACCAATATTGCCCAGGCTAGTTCTGCCCCTTTTGCACCACCACAGATGCCCGTCTCTGCATCCATGCCATGGCTCGGTAGTGGTCAGACCAGCATGGGAGCCAGCGTG aTTATGAAGAGGAATTTAAATAATGTGAAGCGAATGACTTCCCATCCCATTTATCAGTATT ACATGACGGGGGCTCAGGATGGTAGTGTGAGAATGTTTGAATGGAACAGACCTCAGCAGCTTATTTGCTTTAGACAAGCAGGCAATGCTAGAGTCACTCGGCTCTATTTCAACTCCCAGGGCAataag TGTGGAGTCGCTGATGGAGAGGGCTTCCTCAGTCTCTGGCAGGTCAACCAGACGTCCTCCAACCCCAAACCCTACCTG AGTTGGCAATGCCACACTAAGACCTGCGGGGATTTCGCTTTCATCACGTCCTCCAGCCTCATCGCCACAGCCGGACAGTCCAACGACAACAG AAATGTATGTCTGTGGGATACTCTGATCTCACCTAGCAATACCATGGTCCACG CGTTCCCCTGCCACGAGAACGGGGCCACTGTGCTCCAGTATGCtcccaaacagcagctgctgatcaCTGGAGGCAGAaagggctttgtgtgtgtgttcgacaTCCGCCAGAGgcagctgctccacactttCCAAGCCCATGACTCAGCCATCAAGGCCCTCGCACTGGATGCCTTCGAGGACTTCTTCGTCACTGGCTCCGCAGAGGGCAACATGAAG GTGTGGAAGTTAGCTGGCCATGCGCTCATGCACTCTTTTAGCACTGAGCATGCCAAGCAGTCCATCTTCCGCAACATCGGCGCCGGCGTCATGCAGGTAGAGACACGCCCTGGAAACCGCATCTTCACTTGCGGAGCAGACGGCACACTGAAGATGAGGGTCCTGCCCGACCGTTACAACATCCCCAGCAGCTTGGTAGATGTCCTGTAA